GGCGAGGTCGGGGAGCCGGCGAGTCCGGGCGTCGCTCCGCAGCCGGCGAGCAGCACCAGGATCGGCAATAGCGCGGGGGAGCGCAAGCGGATGTTGGCCATGCTGTTAAGCATTATAGGGAGGGAAGGTTAAGGTCTTGCTAAATTAATCAAAGGAAAGATCCGTATTGACTCTTTCCCCCGCGGAGGTATCGTAGGGCTCCGCATCGAGCGACTGGCGACAGCACTCGGTCCGGTCCCGTGACCGTGACGACAGTCGAATTCCGGGGGTAACCCACGATGCCCCCCGGAAGGGCCCACGCCCGGAGTACCTTCCGGGTTGGCAGCCCGTCGGACGGGACGCGTCCCGCGAGATCCCCGGCCAATGGTCGGCGGGTCTCGCGGTTTTTTCTCGCCCGATCCAGGGTCGACGGCGCTTGATGGGTATGTTGCTCCGGGGATGTGGTAGTGTCCCTGGAGGACTCCGCCGACATGCCGCTGCGGCAGCGGATCGAAGCGCTATACCGGAAACACGTGGCAGCTTTCACGGCTGGCCCGGATTTCGTGGCGTTCGAGAAGGGGACGGCGCCGCTGGAGGCCTACGATCGCTTCCTGTCCCATGTCGTGCGCTACCACTTGCGGGCCCCGCAGGCGCTGGCATTCCTCTTCGCCCTGGCCCCGCCCGACGCGGCACCCGACCTCCTGCGCAAGCTGCTCGAGGAACTCGGAACCGCGGATGCCGCCAGCGAGCCCGGGATGCTGCGGGAGCTGGCCAGAGGAGCCGGCCTCGGCCCGGCGCTTCCCGAGCTCGAGGGCCTCGCGGCTCAGGACATGCGCCAGGTGGCCGTCGAACCGCTCCTTTATGGCACCCTCAAGGAGGTCGGCCTCGCGGCGCTGTGCGAGCTGGTGGCTTTCGAATACCTCCTCAGCCGGACGGCGCGGCGCATCGCCACGGCCCTGGCGGTGCACCGCGGTCTGTCGGCCGAGACCCTGGAATGGTTCGGCTACCGGTCCGAGGCCGACGTCCAGCAGGCCGAGCGCGGCCTGGACGCTCTGGTGGCGTATGCCGACTTCTACGATCTGGACGACGACGAGGCGTTCACGATCTGCGAGATGGCCTTGCGCGAGAACCCGTTCAGCAAGCGGTACTTCGGGGAGAGCGCGGGCGTGGCCAAGGGCCTGGTCGAGAACTGAGAGTCGGGTGCGTCTCAAGGCGATGGCCGGCTGGGCGGTGCGCATCCCGTTCGTCGAGGCCTTCCGGGACGCCGCCCGCGATCGCGCCTGGTACGAGGCGGTGGTGGTGCGCGTGGAAGACGAGAGCGGGGAGGTGGGCTACGGAGAGGGCGCGCCCCGCAGGTCCGCCGGCGAATCCCCCGAGGAAGCGCTGCGGCGGGTGGCCGACGGGCTCTGGCCGGCGCTGGCCGACACCGAGTTGCCCGAGATCCAGACGGCCGAAGACATCATCGCCCTGGGCCAGTTGCTGCAGGCGAGCGATCGTTCGCCGGCCGGGATCGGCGCCGGCTCCTGCGCCCTGGAACTCGCGATCCTCGATTGCGGCCTGCGAACCCGCAACCGCTGCATGGTCAACGTCCTCCCCCCGGCCCGCCAGAGAGTGGTGTACGGCGGCCTGATCGCGGCCACGACCGAACCGGCGGGGGCTCTCGCCCAGGTCAAGCAGTTGAAGGCGATCGGCCTGCGCGCCTTCAAGCTCGAGGTGGGTCTTCCCGACGATATCGAGCGGATCCGGGCGGTGCGTGACGCCATCGGCCTGGAGGCTTCGCTGCGGCTGGATGCCCGCGGCGCCTGGACCGCCCCGCGCGCCCTGGATGTGCTGTGGGCGGTCGCGGCCTGCGGTATCGAGGCCGTGGAGCAACCCTTGCCACCCGGATCCGCGGCAGAGCTGGCCCGGTTCAAGCGGGAATGCCCCGTACCCGTGATGGCCGACGAGTCGCTCGTGACGCCAGCCGACGCCGAAGCCTTGATCGCGGCCGGCGCGGTGGACTTCTTCAACATCGGCGTCTCGAAGTGCGGCGGGCTCTCGGGGGCGCTGCAGATCGTGCGCATGGCCCGCCGGCACGGGATTCGCTACCAGATCGGCAGCCAGGTGGGCGAGACCGCCGTCCTGTCCGCCGCGGGCCGCCACCTGGCCGCCTACTGCGAGGACGTGGCCTTCGTCGAAGGCTCCTGCGGCACGCTGCTCCTGTCGGACGATATCAGCCCGGACGGCATCCGCTTCGGCCACCGGGGGGAGGCGGGGGTCCTGCTGGGGAAGGGCCTGGGCGTGCGCGTGCTCGACGAGCGGCTGCAGAAGTACGCCGTCAAGCACGTCACGCGTATGGTCTCGCAAGTTCGCGCTCTCAAGAGCGGAGGCTTGCCACGACCGAAGGTCCTCCCTCCGGTTCGGAAGCAGAGCGGCGATTCGACGGGCTCCGAACCTGGTTCTTGATCGATGCCGGGGACACTCGTGAGGCAAGCAAGGACCCAAGTCTACTCGCAGTGCGAAAACAAACTCAACGCTCGTCAACGCGGGGCTCAGGATGTCGATGACCGAACCTAGTCGCCTTCGCTTCCCCAAGCCACTGTCACTACCCCTAGAGCTATCACGAAGAGAGCGCCGAACGCAAGGGTGAAGTCCTTCGAAGCAGAAAGCACCGAAACCACCACCCATATGAAGCAGATGAACGCCACAGTGAGACCAACCAGACTTCCTGGTGCAAGTGACGCCGATTCATCCCTGATTCTGCTATCGAGGAGCATGAACTCAGCGGATACCCTCACTACAAGCAGTAACTTGAACCAATATGACAGTTCGGAGGCAGTTTGGCTGAAATCAAAGGCGCCGGAGTGCTGTAGCAAGGAGGCAACGTGGATAAAAAGCAAAATAGCTACGATGGCACATCCGAATACACCTGTTCTGCCGATAATCTGGGTCTCTTGAAGTCTAGCGGCCAGGTACTTGTAGCCGTGCCTCCCAGCCTTCTCGCTGATCAGTCTCTCACCTAGGTCTCTTCCCACTAGGGACAGCCAAAGGCAATTTGCAGCGATAGGAATTTGGCCAGAGACTTCGCCTAGGGGAAGACGGCCCAAAAGATCGAGTGTGGACGCGGCCACCATGGCCCACAGCCACGGGTTCTTCCAGCGCTCCAAGCCCTTACCCGTCGCCCACCCGGAGCCCTTGACAATGATGCCAGGTCTTGCCGCCAAAACACCCAGCCAAACCAGCCCGACGAGGATTACAGCGATCTGACTGGCCACCAACAGTTGCATGGGCTCTAACGTTGCCTCAAGCACTCATCACTTCTGGTTTATTCAGGGCCGGCGTGCGAGGCCACCGTGGGCAACTTGGCCAAGGGCATCTACCTCGGACACTCGGTTTGCTAGCGGTGAGCTCCAAGGAATGGCCCAAGGCTCCAATTTACTCAAAATGTACCATATTGGCAGCCATCCAGATAGCACTGTCCCCATGCTGTCCTTGGGTTGATCGGCTGACTAGCCCCCCAAGGTGAGTATGTCGTACCATTTGGCCGTCTGGCGACAAGGTAGCCGAAGTCAGAGTTGTTGATTGGAAGGACGACGAACTGGTCATCTGGACCATCAAGAGTCACCGGCCCAAGATCGAAAGTGCCTGCCGGAAAAGAGGTTGGACTGAGGTAATAGGCGTCCCGGTGAACCCAGATCCGATAGGTCCGTGGTGTGGGCTCGGGCGCCGGGGTGGGGGTCGGAGTTAAGGTGGGAGTGGGAGAAGGCGAAGGGGTCGTGTCGGGGAGAATCGTCCAAAGACCTACCGCGGCGGCTATTAGACCAACAAAGATCTCAACTGCGAGAACGGCGGCTCCATGCCATTGAACCTTGTACGGCGCGTAGCCGGAATTGAAATGGTCGAGTGCCGAAGACCAGTCTTCTTGCGAGACGACGAAGTTTGGACCAGGATCCACCCAGGCGCGCGGCACTGCGAACCAAAGCTTGTAAGCTCTGACGCTTCCCGCGTAGTTGACCTGGTAAGTCAGCGTTCTTGCACGCCCATCCGGAGTGAGGCCCGCTGCCTTGAGCCAGACCACGAACTTTCCGGGATCCCCTTGGGCCTGCGAGAGCGTTGTGGGATCCGTGATTGGCTGCCGCTCGTCGGTCGCAGGGTTGTATGAAATGGCTAAAGTCGCTTGCGGAACCACCTCGTTTGATTCCATTGGCAGCGACATAGGAATCTCTTCGGCCGTGGCGCTGAAGTTCAGAGAGGCTATGGCTGCGAGGATCAAAGCAGCCTCTTGCTTGGCAGTAGAGCGAATCGGGTTCGACAGCGCAGCGTCGACAAGATCCTGCGTAGACGTCCCAACTATAGAGGGGCTGCTGGCCGAGAAAGCCGCAAGCTGCTCTTGAAGCACCGCTTCGTCCAGCGGTGGTAGCTGGCTGGCGAGTAGATCGCGCCAGTCAGTGGCATGAAGATTGGCCAGCGAGTAGCGAAGAATGTCGATCTGCCCGCTCGCGCTCGGATGCCGGACCCCGATGGAGATGGCTGAGGGTGTTGTTGAGCCCGAGGCGAATTCTACCGACTCGAGCTTGACGACAGCGGAGTTGCTGGACGACTCCGGCATCCACTCGACCAAACTCACCGAACGGCTGCTGAGGTTTGAAGCCACGGCGATGAACCGCGCCGGCCAGACTGTCTCGGTACTCCCGCTCGCGGTCTGCCCGCTGCCCCCACCGCCACCGCTCCATGCGCTTTGTGGCTGAACTCTTGCCCAGACGCCGATCGCAGCGAGCACCAGCCTTACATCGGCCCAGACGGAACCCGTCGTACGTGTCCCACTGGCGGTCGCCTCGGACACGACATCACGAGGGGCCGACGACGGAGATGCCGTTAGCGTCGAGGCGATGGACGTAACCGAGCTGAACTGCGCGGTCGTGACGTCGCGGTTCGTGCTTGCCATCTCGGCAGGCCAATCGTATTCTCCGTTCCCGTAGTAGAAGCGATCGATTCCGGTCGAAACTAGAGCTTCCCAGCCACTTGGCGTGCGCACTCGCGCGTCGATTCGACCGGAGTAGTTCGGCACGGCGCCGAAGATTTCATACCCCTCCAAGGCAACAAGAAAGGCGCCGACAGCTTCTGGCGCCAGTTTGGCTGCCTCGTAGTCCGAGAACAAGAAGAACTGGTTCGTGATCGTGCTGTACCCGACGCCCACGTTGTGCGTGGAAACAGCCTGCACCTGGCGACCTGGTCGTGACCCAGGCGATGGAAAAGTCTGCCCGGGCATTCGTCCGCAGCCCATCGTCGCCATGATTACGACCAAAAGTGGCGCCATGAAGAACTTCGTCGCCCGCCAAAACCGAGTCCAGTGGAACAACTGCAGTGGCTCCATACGCCACGCCTCCTCTTCTCTGAGGTAATGTATAGACCAAGGAGCAGTTAAGCACTGGTGGGGGGGCGTCAAGATATTGCCGTCGGTTTCCGGTCGCCTGCCGGTCACGGCCGGCCGGGAAAGATCGTCGAGGCCCTGCGACAGTCAGAGGAGGCGAAAAGATCCCGATTTCCGCGACGATTGTCGCCACCATCTAGATCAAGGTGGCATGGCGCCGGAGACCGCAGCCGCCAGCCAGCTACGAGGCTTTGATCGGGAGCGCACTACTCCCACGCGATCGAACCGTCGCCGCGGCCTGCTCGCAGAGCCTGCGCTCGACCAGCTCGCACAGGATGTGGCCGATCGCGATGTGCGCCTCCTGGATCCG
The nucleotide sequence above comes from Candidatus Tanganyikabacteria bacterium. Encoded proteins:
- a CDS encoding enolase → MRLKAMAGWAVRIPFVEAFRDAARDRAWYEAVVVRVEDESGEVGYGEGAPRRSAGESPEEALRRVADGLWPALADTELPEIQTAEDIIALGQLLQASDRSPAGIGAGSCALELAILDCGLRTRNRCMVNVLPPARQRVVYGGLIAATTEPAGALAQVKQLKAIGLRAFKLEVGLPDDIERIRAVRDAIGLEASLRLDARGAWTAPRALDVLWAVAACGIEAVEQPLPPGSAAELARFKRECPVPVMADESLVTPADAEALIAAGAVDFFNIGVSKCGGLSGALQIVRMARRHGIRYQIGSQVGETAVLSAAGRHLAAYCEDVAFVEGSCGTLLLSDDISPDGIRFGHRGEAGVLLGKGLGVRVLDERLQKYAVKHVTRMVSQVRALKSGGLPRPKVLPPVRKQSGDSTGSEPGS